Proteins encoded in a region of the Neodiprion virginianus isolate iyNeoVirg1 chromosome 2, iyNeoVirg1.1, whole genome shotgun sequence genome:
- the LOC124299284 gene encoding flotillin-2 isoform X3 has translation MGIEILSFTIKDVYDDVQYLASLGKAQTAAVKRDADVGVAEANRDAGIREAECEKSAMDIKYNTDTKIEDNARLFQLQKALFDQEINTAKAEAQLAYELQAAKIKQRIRNEEIQIEVVERRKQIEVEEQEVRRKEHELRSTVRLPAEAEHYKMGRVAEGKRTQTVGAATADAERIRLIGKAEAEAMEAVGKSDAERMRMKAQIYKKYGDAAILNIILTAMPKIAAEVAAPLAKTEEIVLLGGGDGTSSEITRLVGQVPPAVQALTGVDLSKVLGKIPGAK, from the exons ATGGGCATTGAGATCCTCTCTTTCACCATCAAAGACGTCTATGATGACGTTCAATACCTGGCTTCCCTCGGGAAAGCCCAAACAGCCGCTGTGAAACGAGATGCTGACGTCGGCGTCGCCGAGGCGAACCGAGATGCTGGAATTCGA gAAGCGGAATGCGAGAAATCAGCGATGGACATAAAGTACAATACCGACACTAAAATCGAAGACAATGCGCGACTTTTCCAACTGCAGAAGGCACTTTTTGATCAAGAAATAAACACGGCG AAAGCCGAAGCTCAGCTAGCCTACGAGCTCCAGGCTGCAAAAATCAAGCAACGAATACGAAACGAAGAAATCCAAATCGAAGTCGTCGAGAGGCGCAAGCAGATCGAAGTCGAGGAACAAGAGGTTCGTCGTAAGGAACATGAGCTTCGAAGTACCGTGCGACTTCCAGCTGAAGCGGAACACTACAAAATGGGCAGAGTAGCCGAAGgaaaaag GACACAAACGGTCGGCGCTGCAACAGCCGACGCCGAAAGGATCCGGTTAATTGGTAAAGCTGAAGCGGAGGCAATGGAAGCCGTTGGGAAATCGGATGCTGAAAGAATGCGAATGAAAGCACAGATCTACAAGAAATATGGCGATGCTGCCATTCTCAACATCATCCTTACTGCTATGCCAAAG ATTGCAGCCGAAGTAGCTGCGCCATTGGCCAAGACGGAAGAGATTGTGCTTTTGGGAGGTGGCGACGGAACCAGTTCAGAAATCACACGTCTCGTAGGCCAAGTCCCACCAGCAGTTCAAGCATTAACAGGTGTTGATCTTTCCAAA GTTCTTGGAAAAATACCAGGGGCCAAGTAA